A portion of the Cryptomeria japonica chromosome 5, Sugi_1.0, whole genome shotgun sequence genome contains these proteins:
- the LOC131076502 gene encoding proline-rich receptor-like protein kinase PERK9, producing MQGTVGPPAAAAAMLGLRPHAAILWPHRRPLPALAFGPLPAFSPRRHRPPTGSHFPAAPPPADCVPPLPYRQPLPAAPPSQPCHSRSAPRSSHSTRPTSSAPPATPATSRPHRLPPPPPGSYHRKPPWPPLPNHPPPSRH from the coding sequence atgcagggtaccgtggggccccctgcTGCTGCTGCAGCTATGTTAGGCCTCCGGCCCCATGCCGCTATCCTCTGGCCGCATCGTCGGCCCCTGCCAGCCCTGGCCTTCGGCCCCTTGCCGGCCTTCAGCCCCCGCCGGCACCGGCCCCCTACCGGCAGCCACTTCCCAGCTGCCCCGCCGCCCGCAGACTGCGTGCCACCGCTTCCCTATCGACAGCCACTTCCGGCTGCCCCACCTTCCCAGCCTTGCCACTCGCGCTCAGCCCCTAGAAGCAGCCACTCCACTCGGCCCACCTCCTCAGCTCCACCAGCAACTCCGGCCACCTCTCGACCCCACCGACTTCCTCCGCCGCCACCCGGCTCTTACCACCGGAAACCGCCCTGGCCACCTCTGCCCAACCACCCACCACCGTCCCGCCACTAG